A portion of the Roseibium salinum genome contains these proteins:
- a CDS encoding GcvT family protein has product MSAFPDRASVVIVGLGGIVGASVAHHLIERGWDNIVGIDKSGIPTDIGSTAHASDFCYTTAHDYLTTWTTQYSIDFFEKMGHYARIGGLEVARTGDDAWMEEIKRKVSSGKAFGTRVHLVSPAEIKEKFPLIDEDVVQGGLFDPDAGLVVPRSQTVAGKLVDAGEKSGKLKVFANTPAQSLVVEDGRIKGVVTHRGTIMADHVIVCAGLWGRLIANMVGEDLPVMPVDHPLTFFGPYNEFEGTGKEIGFPLLRDQGNSAYMRDTGDPKTTEGGQIEWGYYETTHPRMCHPRNLQEKEEARLSPSQRDLEMEQVIEPLERAMELTPILGELGYNEGHSFNGLLQVSAAGGPSCGESQKVRGLWYCVAIWVKDGPGYGKLIADWITDGRTEIDHSSIDYARFYPHQLTEDYIAGRCFESAQKIYFPAIHPREPYVNVRGVKRSPFYEREVELGGYFMELGGWERAHGYAANEHLLEKYADRVPVRENEWDSRHFWRVSNAEQLELSENCGIINLSHFHITDIEGPDHVALLEWLCAAKIGGDNMIGKGIYTHFLDDEGMVRADFTVLRMEDRCRLINGADAGPRDLHYMRRVAQDKGFDVTITDVNDKYITIGIWGPNARENLQKVVEDPEALSPENYPFAAIRPVTIAGKSVTAFRISYVGEQGWELHMAYEDGLAVWDALRSTGVIAVGVETYANSRRLEKSLRLQNADLLTQYNLYEADLARPKVKEADFRGKEKHLEYRAREHQPAMLCTLVMSENTDSKGVARYPVGTLPVMDPETGETLVDELGRLSYTTSIAYGPTIGKNIALAYLPWDYCQVGRKLNVSYFDEIYPVEVAGVGYQPLYDPENLKPRT; this is encoded by the coding sequence ATGTCAGCATTTCCTGACAGGGCAAGCGTCGTCATTGTTGGTCTGGGCGGCATCGTTGGCGCCTCGGTGGCGCATCACCTGATCGAACGCGGCTGGGACAACATCGTCGGCATCGACAAGTCCGGCATTCCCACCGACATTGGCTCGACGGCGCATGCGTCCGATTTCTGCTACACGACGGCCCACGACTATCTCACCACCTGGACCACCCAGTATTCCATCGACTTCTTCGAGAAGATGGGCCACTACGCGCGTATCGGTGGCCTTGAAGTGGCCCGCACCGGCGACGACGCATGGATGGAAGAAATCAAGCGCAAGGTGAGCTCGGGCAAGGCCTTCGGCACACGCGTCCATCTGGTCAGCCCTGCCGAGATCAAGGAAAAATTCCCGCTGATCGACGAAGACGTGGTTCAGGGCGGCTTGTTCGATCCCGATGCCGGCCTCGTCGTTCCGCGGTCGCAGACGGTTGCCGGCAAGCTCGTGGACGCCGGCGAAAAAAGCGGAAAGCTCAAGGTATTCGCCAACACGCCGGCCCAGTCGCTTGTGGTCGAAGATGGCCGCATCAAGGGTGTTGTCACCCATCGCGGCACGATCATGGCCGATCATGTCATCGTCTGCGCCGGTCTCTGGGGCCGTCTGATCGCCAACATGGTCGGCGAAGACCTGCCCGTCATGCCGGTCGACCATCCGCTCACCTTCTTCGGGCCGTATAACGAGTTTGAAGGCACGGGCAAGGAAATCGGTTTCCCCCTGCTGCGCGACCAGGGCAACTCCGCCTATATGCGCGACACCGGTGACCCGAAGACGACCGAAGGTGGCCAGATCGAATGGGGATACTATGAGACCACCCATCCGCGCATGTGCCACCCGCGCAACCTTCAGGAAAAGGAAGAGGCACGCCTGTCTCCCTCGCAGCGCGACCTGGAGATGGAACAGGTTATCGAGCCGCTCGAACGCGCCATGGAACTGACGCCCATCCTTGGCGAGCTCGGCTACAACGAAGGTCATTCCTTCAACGGCCTGCTGCAGGTATCGGCCGCCGGCGGCCCGTCCTGCGGCGAGAGCCAGAAAGTGCGCGGCCTGTGGTACTGCGTTGCCATCTGGGTCAAGGACGGACCCGGCTACGGCAAGCTGATCGCCGACTGGATCACCGACGGGCGCACCGAAATCGATCACTCCTCGATCGACTATGCGCGCTTTTATCCGCACCAACTGACCGAGGACTACATCGCGGGCCGCTGCTTTGAGTCCGCCCAGAAGATCTACTTCCCGGCGATACATCCGCGCGAACCCTATGTGAACGTCCGGGGCGTCAAGCGCTCCCCCTTCTATGAGCGTGAAGTCGAACTCGGCGGCTATTTCATGGAACTCGGCGGCTGGGAGCGTGCGCACGGCTACGCCGCCAACGAGCACCTTCTGGAGAAATATGCCGACCGCGTGCCGGTCCGCGAGAACGAGTGGGACAGCCGCCACTTCTGGCGCGTGTCGAATGCCGAGCAGCTCGAGCTCAGCGAGAACTGCGGCATCATCAACCTCTCGCATTTCCACATCACGGACATCGAGGGGCCCGATCACGTCGCGCTGCTGGAATGGCTCTGCGCTGCCAAGATCGGCGGCGACAACATGATCGGCAAGGGCATCTATACCCACTTCCTCGATGACGAAGGCATGGTGCGGGCCGACTTCACGGTCCTGCGCATGGAAGACCGTTGCCGCCTGATCAACGGTGCGGATGCCGGACCTCGCGACCTCCACTACATGCGCCGCGTGGCGCAGGACAAGGGGTTCGACGTCACCATCACCGACGTGAACGACAAATACATCACCATCGGTATCTGGGGCCCGAATGCCCGGGAGAACCTGCAGAAGGTCGTTGAGGACCCGGAGGCGCTTTCGCCGGAGAACTACCCCTTCGCGGCCATTCGGCCGGTCACGATTGCGGGAAAGTCCGTTACCGCCTTCCGCATCTCCTATGTCGGCGAACAGGGCTGGGAACTGCATATGGCCTATGAAGACGGCCTCGCCGTCTGGGATGCGCTACGCTCGACAGGCGTGATCGCGGTCGGCGTCGAGACCTATGCCAACTCGCGCCGCCTGGAAAAGTCCCTGCGCCTGCAGAACGCCGATTTGCTGACCCAGTACAACCTCTACGAGGCGGATCTTGCCCGCCCGAAGGTGAAGGAGGCCGACTTCCGCGGCAAGGAAAAGCACCTCGAATACCGCGCGCGGGAGCATCAGCCGGCCATGCTGTGCACTCTGGTGATGAGCGAAAACACCGACAGCAAGGGCGTGGCACGCTATCCCGTCGGCACGCTTCCGGTCATGGATCCTGAAACGGGCGAGACCCTGGTCGACGAGCTCGGCCGGCTGTCCTACACGACCTCCATCGCCTACGGCCCGACGATCGGCAAGAACATCGCCCTGGCTTATCTCCCCTGGGATTATTGCCAGGTCGGCCGCAAGCTGAACGTCTCGTATTTCGACGAGATCTATCCGGTCGAAGTGGCGGGTGTCGGCTATCAGCCGCTCTACGATCCGGAAAATCTCAAGCCGCGCACGTAG
- a CDS encoding TonB-dependent siderophore receptor, whose product MAADQRHKPDRPHQYPGRQADAEQLPARCREELSGFRGELPESFVYSQSDYNHFNANHGGLGYEFEHRFNAAFQVRQNLRFSAQETDYHHLYYNGMANNTTMNYVAFTVDENATIFNVDNQLQYEADFGPVENTLLTGVDYSRHQVDGNKRYEQAYTVSVLDPNFNFDVTEPPIYQDGVQTIDRVGIYAQNQARIFDRWLLTLGGRQSWVRNTYDDRLANDDTRQDDQIFSGMAGLGYDFDNGITPYVSYSESFVTNVGSTFDGSLFKPSEAGQVEAGIKYQPTFFNGFFSVAVFDITKTNVLTTDPNNANFQVQTGEVNHRGIELEGNVSLGNGLSLTTGYTYLDAKITKSNDGDEGNRPARVPEHQASLWANYKIPEGALEGLSLGAGVRYIGDSYADNANAIPVDGYTLFDSAVRYERNNYELSLNVSNVFDEDYYATCSTSGCIRGEGRVIKGMFTAKF is encoded by the coding sequence CTGGCAGCCGACCAGCGACACAAGCCTGACCGTCCTCACCAATATCCAGGTCGACAAGCTGACGCCGAACAACTTCCTGCCCGTTGCCGGGAAGAATTATCCGGCTTCCGTGGGGAGCTTCCCGAGAGTTTCGTCTACAGTCAGTCGGACTACAACCACTTCAATGCCAATCACGGCGGATTGGGATACGAGTTCGAGCACCGTTTCAACGCTGCCTTCCAGGTCCGGCAGAACCTCAGGTTCTCGGCCCAGGAAACCGACTATCACCATCTGTATTACAACGGCATGGCGAACAACACGACGATGAACTATGTGGCGTTCACCGTCGATGAGAACGCAACCATCTTCAACGTCGACAACCAGCTGCAATATGAAGCGGATTTCGGTCCGGTCGAGAACACTCTGCTCACCGGCGTCGACTACAGCCGGCACCAGGTCGATGGAAACAAGAGGTATGAGCAGGCCTATACCGTGAGCGTGCTCGATCCGAACTTCAATTTCGACGTGACCGAGCCGCCGATCTATCAGGATGGTGTCCAGACGATCGACCGCGTCGGCATCTACGCCCAGAACCAGGCCCGGATCTTCGATCGCTGGCTGCTGACGCTCGGCGGGCGCCAGTCCTGGGTCCGCAACACGTATGATGACCGGCTCGCAAATGACGATACTAGGCAGGACGACCAGATCTTCTCCGGCATGGCCGGTCTCGGCTATGACTTCGACAACGGCATCACGCCCTATGTCAGCTATTCGGAGTCCTTCGTCACCAATGTGGGTTCGACATTCGACGGTTCACTCTTCAAGCCGTCCGAGGCCGGTCAGGTGGAAGCGGGCATCAAATATCAGCCGACCTTCTTCAACGGCTTCTTCTCCGTCGCCGTGTTCGACATCACCAAGACGAACGTGCTCACCACCGATCCGAATAATGCCAATTTCCAGGTCCAGACCGGTGAGGTCAATCACCGGGGCATTGAGCTGGAAGGCAACGTCTCGCTTGGCAACGGTCTGTCGCTAACCACCGGCTACACCTACCTGGATGCCAAAATCACCAAGAGCAATGACGGTGACGAGGGCAATCGCCCGGCACGGGTCCCCGAACACCAGGCCTCCCTCTGGGCCAACTATAAGATCCCTGAGGGCGCGCTCGAAGGACTCAGCCTCGGTGCCGGTGTGCGCTATATCGGCGACAGCTACGCCGACAACGCGAACGCGATCCCGGTCGACGGCTATACTCTTTTCGACAGCGCTGTCCGGTATGAGCGAAACAACTACGAGCTTTCGCTCAATGTCAGCAACGTCTTCGACGAAGACTACTATGCAACCTGCTCCACCTCCGGCTGCATCCGCGGCGAAGGCCGGGTCATCAAGGGCATGTTCACGGCAAAGTTCTGA
- a CDS encoding sigma-70 family RNA polymerase sigma factor produces MTITTITDCHSDLMETMIDHREQLIALASRILGARDRAEDVVQDAMLKACAARRGLCPDCPKRFACRMVRNLAIDTLRRKELENRACSRIVKDNLVDTVQADSHAQLESSQLIAVLAGTLAALPERTRNAFVLHRLEGVPQKEIAARFGLSPARIHTLIRDAGQACVQAVAREG; encoded by the coding sequence ATGACCATCACTACAATCACAGATTGTCATTCCGATCTTATGGAAACCATGATCGACCACCGGGAACAACTCATCGCGCTTGCCAGCCGGATACTGGGGGCAAGGGACCGGGCGGAAGATGTGGTGCAGGACGCCATGCTCAAGGCGTGTGCCGCGCGCCGGGGACTTTGTCCTGACTGCCCGAAGCGTTTTGCCTGCCGGATGGTGCGCAATCTTGCGATCGACACCTTGCGCCGCAAGGAACTGGAAAACCGTGCCTGCAGCAGAATTGTGAAAGACAACCTGGTCGACACCGTCCAGGCCGACAGTCATGCACAATTGGAAAGCAGCCAGCTCATCGCCGTTCTCGCCGGGACCCTGGCTGCGCTTCCCGAAAGAACCAGGAACGCCTTTGTCCTTCACCGGCTTGAAGGCGTTCCGCAGAAGGAAATCGCAGCGCGCTTCGGGCTGTCACCGGCCAGAATTCACACGCTTATCCGCGACGCGGGTCAGGCATGCGTGCAGGCCGTGGCGCGGGAAGGTTAG
- the maiA gene encoding maleylacetoacetate isomerase, with amino-acid sequence MKLYTYWRSTTSYRVRIALNLKGIGYELVPVNLVAGEQSAPDYTSLNPGQGVPALVLDDGSVLTQSMAILDWLEETHPSPALLPEDALERAQVRAAALVIATDIHPVNNLRVVAKLKSMGHSQEEAVAWMNDWMARGFAAFSKMIRAETSFCFGETPGLADLCLVPQLYNAHRWGLDLSSFARLTEIEARCLALPAFETARPENQPDAG; translated from the coding sequence ATGAAGCTCTACACCTACTGGCGGTCCACGACCTCCTACCGCGTCCGGATCGCGCTCAACCTGAAAGGGATCGGCTATGAGCTCGTCCCGGTCAATCTGGTCGCGGGCGAACAGTCCGCGCCCGACTACACGTCGCTCAACCCCGGCCAGGGCGTCCCGGCGCTGGTGCTGGACGACGGTTCGGTGCTGACCCAGTCGATGGCCATTCTGGATTGGCTGGAAGAGACGCATCCCTCCCCCGCACTTCTGCCCGAAGACGCATTGGAACGGGCGCAAGTGCGTGCCGCCGCGCTCGTCATCGCCACCGACATTCATCCGGTCAATAATCTGCGGGTCGTCGCGAAGCTGAAATCCATGGGACACAGCCAGGAGGAAGCCGTTGCGTGGATGAATGACTGGATGGCGCGCGGCTTTGCCGCCTTTTCGAAAATGATCCGTGCAGAGACGTCTTTCTGCTTCGGCGAGACGCCGGGGCTTGCCGACCTTTGCCTCGTGCCGCAACTCTACAACGCCCATCGCTGGGGGCTCGACCTGTCATCGTTCGCGCGCCTGACCGAAATCGAGGCCCGCTGCCTTGCGCTTCCGGCGTTCGAGACCGCCCGGCCGGAAAACCAGCCTGACGCGGGCTGA